One Scomber scombrus chromosome 4, fScoSco1.1, whole genome shotgun sequence genomic region harbors:
- the ercc6l2 gene encoding DNA excision repair protein ERCC-6-like 2 isoform X1, which yields MASTTAVEKATWHEGDRCLAPNPRDGTLREATIQRLTSTFHSDDTTAWVVFTDRSKDVEGEEEEEEEEEEEEAVPVSKLMRSGVNHFNKEKPVFANSVTHPRVCVPLNLGDAGGDKVPYTINRYLRDYQREGIRFIYNNYIHSRGCILGDDMGLGKTVQVIGFLAAVLHKTGTWEDIENNRPQFLQSQIPSKQSKPNKVFLIVAPLSVLHNWKDELDTWGHFQCVVVHGLRKEEELARIKKGRIEIALTTYETLRLCLDQFNNIDWSAVFVDESHKIKNPNSQITQAMKDLKCQIRVGLTGTILQNNLEELWCVMDWAVPGCLYNLGHFKNKFSDPIEQGQRHNATKRALATGRKTVKALVKKISHRFLRRTKSLIKEQLPKKDDRVVYCSLTDFQHTVYQTVLDTEDVTLLLRSTEKCDCQSGRTRRSCCYKTNSEGVKIMDLYFSYLTILRKVANHAALLQSTAGTSKKQEKYVSTICQKVFQKFPDFVQRCKDEAFEALSDPTYSGKMKVLQKLLKYYLQKRDKVLIFSLSTKLLDVLESYCMAEGLDYSRLDGTTKAKERVQIVKEFNSSSHINLCLISTMAGGLGLNFVGANVVVLFDPTWNPANDLQAIDRAYRIGQCRDVTVLRLISLGTIEEVIYLRQVYKQQLQCSVLGKESARRYFEAVHGVHKGELFGIKNLFRLQTQGTCLTRKILEREGQVEAGVMTTSTHTGEEKEEETKRVSDPGDSSTTNAITLSDQPAKENRDASKFPRGVLDFSSGSEEDEEEQGVKRKASDSAVDGTSGGNAVTGPGRMTLLQHGFSRLLQAVKEKAESGEGDSSPNVEEITSEEDTKDQGNSGKKDSTSSGTNKCFNTAIGAVSLPKLGTSVGENRDGGRQERISLLKQTDDAVRKGLVQKGWAHKTIIVDKESDENSSPDRKTCNKLKTIVPKVHQFKGYSDESEDLDIDEMTCPKKDALSSHSRGGRVGYNRKRLTFGVRDKARSTHTEDLETFTSSEDEYTPLKKGRSKGCHFTTPKTDRPRAAETDRTDIEKQTGASKAVSFTYLKSQRSPASKGDGRTIDSVLGGVQEVVYTHSNQRVVGGSRAEERISRAAVRDVFERKMYSQLPANHLLSTQESLSSSPPDSPPRPATVRPEKPSVDHPVTFTNKSVHHTRQTTFIIGETPQAICRQQLEEMATKFKFASVHQFAEKVLRSSSTQRLAWLRLYYTSLNHPELANTVTNNFPQLDSALTSSSSNATSRTLQKDAKRRSKYSQKYLEPQIEPGTRENDVPLPQKKPKIPQNYVPELKIEPKKDVSEPQKKQTNPRKNVLQAVSDVPSPESEEQEETVCSARGHKRTKRGSVSSPGASRAGGSLGVDRAGSSGLGPGEAAAFLIHRDRDTPSSLDLSHGWSTTLSKPTAQGMEREQKSSSMTSEILKGKKENAQALSSPEQAPSTSSHRSLLTDLLGDTSILNDLLKPKLRGAQQSNSPKTSSTSSSVSASTCLPTTSASRITINTDPGVKDSLSSSSSHTPSQPTPQAASKGSRKDFWDILNEGNEESINRLTDLAEVQRVCINTNFAARTQSVEDESKSLWKTNEKFLWKK from the exons ATGGCTTCAACTACTGCAGTAGAAAAAG CAACATGGCATGAGGGTGATAGATGTCTGGCTCCTAACCCTAGAGATGGCACCCTGCGAGAAGCCACCATCCAGAGACTGACCTCCACCTTTCACAGTGATGATACCACCGCGTGGGTGGTGTTCACTGATCGTAGTAAAGATGTagagggggaagaagaagaagaagaagaagaagaggaggaagaagctgTGCCTGTTTCAAAACTCATGAGATCAGGCGTAAATCACTTTAACAAGGAGAAACCTGTGTTTGCTAACAGTGTCACACATCCCAGAGTATGTGTCCCCTTAAATCTGGGTGATGCTGGTGGAGACAAAGTCCCCTACACCATCAACAGATACCTGAGGGATTATCAGAGAGAAGGTATCAGATTCATTTACAACAACTACATCCATTCCAGAGGTTGTATCCTGGGGGATGACATGGGCCTGGGAAAGACTGTGCAG GTCATTGGCTTCCTTGCTGCAGTGTTGCACAAAACAGGAACATGGGAGGACATTGAGAACAACAGACCTCAGTTTCTGCAGAGTCAGATTCCCTCCAAGCAGAGTAAACCCAACAAA GTGTTCCTGATTGTAGCCCCGCTGTCAGTCCTTCACAACTGGAAAGATGAACTAGACACATGGGGTCACTTCCAGTGTGTGGTGGTCCACGGGctgaggaaagaggaggagctgGCTCGCATCAAGAAGGGACGCATTGAGATCGCTCTCACCACCTACGAGACTCTTCGGCTTTGTCTGGATCAGTTTAATAA CATAGACTGGTCTGCTGTTTTTGTGGACGAGTCTCACAAGATAAAGAATCCAAATTCCCAGATCACTCAGGCCATGAAGGATCTGAAATGTCAG ATCAGAGTTGGCCTCACTGGCACCATCTTACAGAACAACCTTGAGGAATTGTGGTGTGTCATGGACTG GGCCGTACCTGGTTGTCTTTACAACTTAGGACATTTTAAGAACAAGTTTTCAGATCCCATTGAGCAGGGACAGAGACACAACGCAACAAAACGTGCCCTAGCTACAGGGAGGAAGACTGTCAAAGCCCTGGTGAAGAAGATTTCCCACAGGTTCCTCAGAAGGACTAAATCTCTGATTAAGGAACAACTGCCTAAGAAAGATGACAGG GTGGTGTATTGCTCTTTGACTGACTTTCAGCACACGGTATATCAGACAGTGCTGGACACTGAAGATGTGACATTATTACTGAGGTCTACAGAGAAATGTGACTGTCAGAGTGGACGTACCCGGAGAAGCTGCTGCTATAAA acAAACTCAGAAGGTGTAAAAATCATGGATCTGTACTTTAGTTACTTGACCATATTGAGGAAGGTTGCCAACCATGCAGCACTGCTACAGTCCACTGCAGGAACCAGCAAGAAACAG GAAAAGTATGTAAGTACAATTTGTCAAAAAGTATTCCAGAAGTTTCCGGACTTTGTGCAAAGATGCAAAGACGAAGCATTCGAGGCCCTGTCAGACCCAACGTACAGTGGGAAAATGAAG GTTTTGCAGAAGCTGCTTAAATATTATCTGCAAAAGAGAGATAAAGtgcttattttttctctctcaaccaAG CTGTTAGATGTGCTGGAGAGCTACTGCATGGCTGAAGGGCTCGATTACAGCAGGTTGGATGGAACCACCAAAGCCAAAGAGAGAGTCCAGATTGTCAAGGAGTTCAACAGCTCCTCTCACATCAACCTCTGCTTGATTTCCACCAT GGCGGGTGGTCTTGGTCTAAACTTTGTAGGGGCCAATGTGGTAGTACTGTTTGACCCAACGTGGAACCCAGCCAATGATCTCCAGGCTATTGATAG AGCTTACCGTATTGGCCAGTGCAGGGATGTGACTGTTCTCAGACTGATCTCACTGGGGACTATAGAGGAAGTGATCTACCTCAGACAAGTTTACAAACAG CAATTGCAGTGCTCAGTTTTGGGCAAAGAGAGTGCACGGCGGTACTTTGAGGCAGTGCATGGTGTCCATAAGGGGGAGCTGTTTGGGATCAAAAACCTCTTCAGGCTGCAGACCCAAGGGACATGCCTAACTCGAAAGATTTTAGAG CGAGAAGGACAAGTGGAGGCTGGTGTAATGacaaccagcacacacacaggcgaagagaaggaggaggagacaaagagagtTAGC GACCCAGGAGATTCTTCAACTACAAATGCCATTACACTGAGTGATCAACCAGCCAAGGAGAACAGAGATGCATCAAAGTTCCCCAGAGGGGTGCTTGACTTCAGCAGTGGGAgcgaagaggatgaggaggagcagggggtTAAGAGGAAGGCCTCAGACAGTGCAGTGGATGGCACAAGCGGTGGGAATGCTGTCACTGGTCCTGGTCGAATGACTCTCCTCCAGCATGGTTTCTCCAGACTGCTCCAGGCGGTCAAAGAAAAAGCAGAGTCAGGAGAAGGGGACAGTAGCCCAAATGTTGAAGAAATCACCTCTGAGGAAGACACTAAAGATCAAGGGAACTCAGGAAAGAAGGATAGTACCTCCTCTGGCACCAATAAGTGCTTCAATACAGCGATTGGTGCAGTTAGTCTGCCTAAATTGGGAACAAGCGTGGGAGAGAATAGAGATGGTGGGAGACAAGAGAGAATTTCTCTGTTGAAACAGACTGATGATGCTGTTAGAAAAGGACTGGTCCAGAAGGGTTGGGCACATAAGACAATTATAGTGGACAAAGAGAGTGATGAAAACTCCTCACCAGACAGAAAGACATGTAACAAGCTCAAAACCATTGTTCCCAAAGTGCACCAATTCAAGGGTTACTCAGATGAATCTGAGGATTTAGACATAGATGAAATGACATGCCCTAAGAAGGATGCTTTAAGTTCACacagtagaggaggaagagtaggtTACAACAGAAAGAGGCTAACTTTTGGTGTAAGGGACAAGGCCAGATCCACACATACAGAGGACTTGGAGACTTTCACATCTTCAGAGGATGAGTACACTCCTCTTAAGAAAGGGAGATCTAAAGGGTGTCACTTTACAACTCCGAAGACAGATAGACCcagagcagcagaaacagacaggacagacatAGAGAAACAAACAGGAGCATCCAAAGCTGTTTCATTTACATATCTGAAAAGTCAGAGGTCCCCAGCATCCAAAGGAGATGGTAGAACCATCGACAGTGTGTTAG GGGGTGTACAGGAGGTTGTGTATACCCACTCTAACCAACGCGTTGTGGGcgggagcagagcagaggagcgGATCAGTAGAGCTGCTGTGCGAGATGTGTTTGAACGAAAGATGTATTCTCAACTCCCAGCTAATCACCTTCTCAGTACCCAGGAG AGCTTGTCATCAAGCCCACCAGACAGTCCTCCCCGCCCTGCTACTGTCAGACCCGAGAAACCAAGTGTGGACCATCCAGTCACCTTCACCAACAAGAGTGTACACCACACCAGACAAACCACATTCATCATTGGAGAGACTCCCCAGGCCATATGCAG gcagcagctggaggagatgGCAACAAAATTTAAATTTGCCTCAGTCCATCAATTTGCAGAGAAGGTTCTAAGAAGCAGCTCAACCCAGAGACTGGCCTGGCTACGTCTGTATTATACCTCACTGAACCATCCTGAGCTGGCCAACACAGTCACAAACAACTTCCCACAACTTGATTCCGCACTGACATCCTCTTCTTCAAATGCTACATCCAGAACCTTACAAAAGGATGCCAAGCGGAGGTCTAAATACTCTCAGAAGTATCTGGAACCCCAGATCGAGCCTGGAACCCGAGAAAACGATGTGCCTTTGCctcaaaaaaagccaaaaatccCACAAAATTATGTTCCAGAACTGAAGATAGAGCCTAAAAAAGATGTTTCAGAACCCCAGAAAAAGCAAACGAACCCACGAAAGAATGTTCTACAAGCTGTAAGTGATGTTCCAAGTCCTGAGTCAGAGGAGCAAGAGGAGACGGTCTGCAGTGCCAGAGGACACAAGAGGACAAAGAGGGGTAGTGTTTCTAGTCCTGGAGCCTCCAGAGCTGGTGGTAGTCTTGGCGTGGATCGGGCCGGCAGCAGTGGTCTGGGGCCCGGTGAGGCTGCTGCTTTCCTGatccacagagacagagataccCCCTCTTCTCTggatctcagccatggttggTCCACCACATTGTCTAAACCCACAGCACAGGGAATGGAGCGAGAGCAAAAATCGTCTTCCATGACTAGCGAAATTttgaaagggaagaaagaaaatgctCAGGCCCTTTCTTCTCCAGAACAGGCCCCATCCACCTCCAGTCACAGATCCCTCCTCACAGATCTGTTAGGAGACACCTCAATCCTCAATGACTTGTTAAAGCCCAAGCTCAGGGGTGCACAGCAGAGCAACTCCCCGAAAACATCATCTACATCCTCCTCAGTGTCAGCAAGTACATGTCTTCCCACAACTTCTGCATCCAGAATTACAATTAATACTGATCCTGGTGTAAAAGACTCTCTGTCCTCTTCAAGttcacacacaccatcacaaCCTACACCCCAGGCGGCATCAAAGGGCAGCCGGAAAGACTTCTGGGACATCCTGAATGAAGGTAATGAAGAGAGTATCAACCGGTTGACAGATCTGGCAGAAGTGCAGAGGGTTTGCATCAACACAAATTTTGCAGCTAGAACTCAGTCTGTAGAGGACGAAAGCAAAAGTCTGTGGAAGACTAACGAGAAGTTCCTATGGAAGAAATAA
- the ercc6l2 gene encoding DNA excision repair protein ERCC-6-like 2 isoform X2 has protein sequence MKDLKCQIRVGLTGTILQNNLEELWCVMDWAVPGCLYNLGHFKNKFSDPIEQGQRHNATKRALATGRKTVKALVKKISHRFLRRTKSLIKEQLPKKDDRVVYCSLTDFQHTVYQTVLDTEDVTLLLRSTEKCDCQSGRTRRSCCYKTNSEGVKIMDLYFSYLTILRKVANHAALLQSTAGTSKKQEKYVSTICQKVFQKFPDFVQRCKDEAFEALSDPTYSGKMKVLQKLLKYYLQKRDKVLIFSLSTKLLDVLESYCMAEGLDYSRLDGTTKAKERVQIVKEFNSSSHINLCLISTMAGGLGLNFVGANVVVLFDPTWNPANDLQAIDRAYRIGQCRDVTVLRLISLGTIEEVIYLRQVYKQQLQCSVLGKESARRYFEAVHGVHKGELFGIKNLFRLQTQGTCLTRKILEREGQVEAGVMTTSTHTGEEKEEETKRVSDPGDSSTTNAITLSDQPAKENRDASKFPRGVLDFSSGSEEDEEEQGVKRKASDSAVDGTSGGNAVTGPGRMTLLQHGFSRLLQAVKEKAESGEGDSSPNVEEITSEEDTKDQGNSGKKDSTSSGTNKCFNTAIGAVSLPKLGTSVGENRDGGRQERISLLKQTDDAVRKGLVQKGWAHKTIIVDKESDENSSPDRKTCNKLKTIVPKVHQFKGYSDESEDLDIDEMTCPKKDALSSHSRGGRVGYNRKRLTFGVRDKARSTHTEDLETFTSSEDEYTPLKKGRSKGCHFTTPKTDRPRAAETDRTDIEKQTGASKAVSFTYLKSQRSPASKGDGRTIDSVLGGVQEVVYTHSNQRVVGGSRAEERISRAAVRDVFERKMYSQLPANHLLSTQESLSSSPPDSPPRPATVRPEKPSVDHPVTFTNKSVHHTRQTTFIIGETPQAICRQQLEEMATKFKFASVHQFAEKVLRSSSTQRLAWLRLYYTSLNHPELANTVTNNFPQLDSALTSSSSNATSRTLQKDAKRRSKYSQKYLEPQIEPGTRENDVPLPQKKPKIPQNYVPELKIEPKKDVSEPQKKQTNPRKNVLQAVSDVPSPESEEQEETVCSARGHKRTKRGSVSSPGASRAGGSLGVDRAGSSGLGPGEAAAFLIHRDRDTPSSLDLSHGWSTTLSKPTAQGMEREQKSSSMTSEILKGKKENAQALSSPEQAPSTSSHRSLLTDLLGDTSILNDLLKPKLRGAQQSNSPKTSSTSSSVSASTCLPTTSASRITINTDPGVKDSLSSSSSHTPSQPTPQAASKGSRKDFWDILNEGNEESINRLTDLAEVQRVCINTNFAARTQSVEDESKSLWKTNEKFLWKK, from the exons ATGAAGGATCTGAAATGTCAG ATCAGAGTTGGCCTCACTGGCACCATCTTACAGAACAACCTTGAGGAATTGTGGTGTGTCATGGACTG GGCCGTACCTGGTTGTCTTTACAACTTAGGACATTTTAAGAACAAGTTTTCAGATCCCATTGAGCAGGGACAGAGACACAACGCAACAAAACGTGCCCTAGCTACAGGGAGGAAGACTGTCAAAGCCCTGGTGAAGAAGATTTCCCACAGGTTCCTCAGAAGGACTAAATCTCTGATTAAGGAACAACTGCCTAAGAAAGATGACAGG GTGGTGTATTGCTCTTTGACTGACTTTCAGCACACGGTATATCAGACAGTGCTGGACACTGAAGATGTGACATTATTACTGAGGTCTACAGAGAAATGTGACTGTCAGAGTGGACGTACCCGGAGAAGCTGCTGCTATAAA acAAACTCAGAAGGTGTAAAAATCATGGATCTGTACTTTAGTTACTTGACCATATTGAGGAAGGTTGCCAACCATGCAGCACTGCTACAGTCCACTGCAGGAACCAGCAAGAAACAG GAAAAGTATGTAAGTACAATTTGTCAAAAAGTATTCCAGAAGTTTCCGGACTTTGTGCAAAGATGCAAAGACGAAGCATTCGAGGCCCTGTCAGACCCAACGTACAGTGGGAAAATGAAG GTTTTGCAGAAGCTGCTTAAATATTATCTGCAAAAGAGAGATAAAGtgcttattttttctctctcaaccaAG CTGTTAGATGTGCTGGAGAGCTACTGCATGGCTGAAGGGCTCGATTACAGCAGGTTGGATGGAACCACCAAAGCCAAAGAGAGAGTCCAGATTGTCAAGGAGTTCAACAGCTCCTCTCACATCAACCTCTGCTTGATTTCCACCAT GGCGGGTGGTCTTGGTCTAAACTTTGTAGGGGCCAATGTGGTAGTACTGTTTGACCCAACGTGGAACCCAGCCAATGATCTCCAGGCTATTGATAG AGCTTACCGTATTGGCCAGTGCAGGGATGTGACTGTTCTCAGACTGATCTCACTGGGGACTATAGAGGAAGTGATCTACCTCAGACAAGTTTACAAACAG CAATTGCAGTGCTCAGTTTTGGGCAAAGAGAGTGCACGGCGGTACTTTGAGGCAGTGCATGGTGTCCATAAGGGGGAGCTGTTTGGGATCAAAAACCTCTTCAGGCTGCAGACCCAAGGGACATGCCTAACTCGAAAGATTTTAGAG CGAGAAGGACAAGTGGAGGCTGGTGTAATGacaaccagcacacacacaggcgaagagaaggaggaggagacaaagagagtTAGC GACCCAGGAGATTCTTCAACTACAAATGCCATTACACTGAGTGATCAACCAGCCAAGGAGAACAGAGATGCATCAAAGTTCCCCAGAGGGGTGCTTGACTTCAGCAGTGGGAgcgaagaggatgaggaggagcagggggtTAAGAGGAAGGCCTCAGACAGTGCAGTGGATGGCACAAGCGGTGGGAATGCTGTCACTGGTCCTGGTCGAATGACTCTCCTCCAGCATGGTTTCTCCAGACTGCTCCAGGCGGTCAAAGAAAAAGCAGAGTCAGGAGAAGGGGACAGTAGCCCAAATGTTGAAGAAATCACCTCTGAGGAAGACACTAAAGATCAAGGGAACTCAGGAAAGAAGGATAGTACCTCCTCTGGCACCAATAAGTGCTTCAATACAGCGATTGGTGCAGTTAGTCTGCCTAAATTGGGAACAAGCGTGGGAGAGAATAGAGATGGTGGGAGACAAGAGAGAATTTCTCTGTTGAAACAGACTGATGATGCTGTTAGAAAAGGACTGGTCCAGAAGGGTTGGGCACATAAGACAATTATAGTGGACAAAGAGAGTGATGAAAACTCCTCACCAGACAGAAAGACATGTAACAAGCTCAAAACCATTGTTCCCAAAGTGCACCAATTCAAGGGTTACTCAGATGAATCTGAGGATTTAGACATAGATGAAATGACATGCCCTAAGAAGGATGCTTTAAGTTCACacagtagaggaggaagagtaggtTACAACAGAAAGAGGCTAACTTTTGGTGTAAGGGACAAGGCCAGATCCACACATACAGAGGACTTGGAGACTTTCACATCTTCAGAGGATGAGTACACTCCTCTTAAGAAAGGGAGATCTAAAGGGTGTCACTTTACAACTCCGAAGACAGATAGACCcagagcagcagaaacagacaggacagacatAGAGAAACAAACAGGAGCATCCAAAGCTGTTTCATTTACATATCTGAAAAGTCAGAGGTCCCCAGCATCCAAAGGAGATGGTAGAACCATCGACAGTGTGTTAG GGGGTGTACAGGAGGTTGTGTATACCCACTCTAACCAACGCGTTGTGGGcgggagcagagcagaggagcgGATCAGTAGAGCTGCTGTGCGAGATGTGTTTGAACGAAAGATGTATTCTCAACTCCCAGCTAATCACCTTCTCAGTACCCAGGAG AGCTTGTCATCAAGCCCACCAGACAGTCCTCCCCGCCCTGCTACTGTCAGACCCGAGAAACCAAGTGTGGACCATCCAGTCACCTTCACCAACAAGAGTGTACACCACACCAGACAAACCACATTCATCATTGGAGAGACTCCCCAGGCCATATGCAG gcagcagctggaggagatgGCAACAAAATTTAAATTTGCCTCAGTCCATCAATTTGCAGAGAAGGTTCTAAGAAGCAGCTCAACCCAGAGACTGGCCTGGCTACGTCTGTATTATACCTCACTGAACCATCCTGAGCTGGCCAACACAGTCACAAACAACTTCCCACAACTTGATTCCGCACTGACATCCTCTTCTTCAAATGCTACATCCAGAACCTTACAAAAGGATGCCAAGCGGAGGTCTAAATACTCTCAGAAGTATCTGGAACCCCAGATCGAGCCTGGAACCCGAGAAAACGATGTGCCTTTGCctcaaaaaaagccaaaaatccCACAAAATTATGTTCCAGAACTGAAGATAGAGCCTAAAAAAGATGTTTCAGAACCCCAGAAAAAGCAAACGAACCCACGAAAGAATGTTCTACAAGCTGTAAGTGATGTTCCAAGTCCTGAGTCAGAGGAGCAAGAGGAGACGGTCTGCAGTGCCAGAGGACACAAGAGGACAAAGAGGGGTAGTGTTTCTAGTCCTGGAGCCTCCAGAGCTGGTGGTAGTCTTGGCGTGGATCGGGCCGGCAGCAGTGGTCTGGGGCCCGGTGAGGCTGCTGCTTTCCTGatccacagagacagagataccCCCTCTTCTCTggatctcagccatggttggTCCACCACATTGTCTAAACCCACAGCACAGGGAATGGAGCGAGAGCAAAAATCGTCTTCCATGACTAGCGAAATTttgaaagggaagaaagaaaatgctCAGGCCCTTTCTTCTCCAGAACAGGCCCCATCCACCTCCAGTCACAGATCCCTCCTCACAGATCTGTTAGGAGACACCTCAATCCTCAATGACTTGTTAAAGCCCAAGCTCAGGGGTGCACAGCAGAGCAACTCCCCGAAAACATCATCTACATCCTCCTCAGTGTCAGCAAGTACATGTCTTCCCACAACTTCTGCATCCAGAATTACAATTAATACTGATCCTGGTGTAAAAGACTCTCTGTCCTCTTCAAGttcacacacaccatcacaaCCTACACCCCAGGCGGCATCAAAGGGCAGCCGGAAAGACTTCTGGGACATCCTGAATGAAGGTAATGAAGAGAGTATCAACCGGTTGACAGATCTGGCAGAAGTGCAGAGGGTTTGCATCAACACAAATTTTGCAGCTAGAACTCAGTCTGTAGAGGACGAAAGCAAAAGTCTGTGGAAGACTAACGAGAAGTTCCTATGGAAGAAATAA